One stretch of Daphnia pulicaria isolate SC F1-1A chromosome 8, SC_F0-13Bv2, whole genome shotgun sequence DNA includes these proteins:
- the LOC124311031 gene encoding zinc finger imprinted 3-like, translating to MLSCIVCCCSLGETRWKNLKEVRHGKDGKKSLLDLVSELVISSSVKAKAGKLGGEYACLPCFREISSLSDLQQTFSNKQAEVLKKITESRGLHTKNGKNKAAGPNKDSVRVLQITKEAIPTHSQENAHNGGLSLQSIMSMDAEITITEKENGGTEIDFEVVEGISDLKRANNIYGCRFCKKEFVTSAFAINHMQEFHGRLLHKCDICGQEFRLKGELEEHCVSHLNDAPLPFQCGSCFKGFETFEAFQEHNKLHEMKKKFGCAQCGRKFDDEGKLNQHMANHQSKPYACNRCNKTFRTSHSCVKHQKLHSEHPRFNCNLCSKHFVSAENLHTHLKNHNRPHKCEICSKAFDTKVVLEQHLETHAKYKKNVECNVCGKTFVSLMQLQSHMRVHTGEKPYQCDACGATFAQRSNLDSHHRDVHLQERRFKCDECEKTFKRKRLLQYHIRSVHTGERPYICEICNATFVYPEHYKKHLMTHSGIKPWACEICGKTFSSKDNRNSHRFTHSDRKPYECQVCGLSFMRKPALLQHLTEEGHGDPETAGAAVKIVQVLTGHEMEPETDPMEWGTLEIQNADELGLGMDNQDTSHVQTIIIPDEHGRPIEIQVVGSDSTQQVTDQLQFELSAESLNVIQAFELQGGNVDDTLAALM from the exons ATGTTATCGTGTATCGTTTGCTGCTGTTCTCTCGGAGAAACAAGATGGAAAAACTTGAAGGAAGTTCGGCAtggaaaagatggaaaaaaatcattgCTTGATTTGGTTTCAGAGTTGGTGATAAGTTCTAGTGTGAAAGCCAAAGCTGGAAAACTTGGTGGTGAGTATGCATGCCTGCCTTGTTTCAGGGAAATTTCGTCTCTCTCTGATTTGCAACAAACGTTTAGCAACAAACAAGCAGAAGTTTTGAAAAAGATTACTGAAAGCCGTGGGCTCCACACCAAGAATGGCAAAAACAAGGCTGCTGGTCCCAATAAAGATTCTGTGAGGGTCCTGCAAATAACTAAAGAAGCTATCCCTACCCACAGTCAAGAAAATGCACACAATGGAGGTCTTTCCCTACAATCCATTATGAGCATGGATGCTGAAATCACTAttacagagaaagaaaatggtggcACAGAGATTGACTTTGAAGTCGTAGAAGGGATCTCTGATCTGAAAAGGGCAAACAATATTTATGGTTgtagattctgtaaaaaagagTTTGTGACTTCTGCCTTTGCTATTAATCACATGCAAGAGTTCCATGGTAGACTCTTACACAAGTGTGATATTTGTGGGCAAGAGTTTCGCTTGAAAGGTGAATTAGAAGAGCACTGTGTTTCACACCTTAATGATGCTCCTCTCCCTTTCCAGTGTGGAAGTTGTTTTAAAGgttttgaaacatttgaagCTTTTCAAGAACACAACAAACTTCatgaaatgaagaagaaatttggtTGTGCACAGTGTGGTAGAAAATTTGACGATGAAGGAAAACTCAATCAACATATGGCCAATCATCAATCGAAGCCCTACGCTTGCAACCGatgtaataaaacatttcgCACCAGTCACTCGTGTGTTAAACATCAAAAACTCCACAGTGAACACCCAAGGTTCAATTGCAACCTCTGCAGTAAACATTTTGTGTCAGCCGAGAATCTTCATACCCACTTGAAAAACCACAACAGACCGCACAA gtgTGAAATATGCAGTAAAGCTTTTGACACGAAAGTAGTGCTAGAACAACATCTGGAAACGCACGCGAAGTACaagaagaatgtggaatgcAATGTTTGTGGAAAAACATTCGTGTCATTAATGCAACTTCAG AGCCACATGCGAGTCCATACGGGAGAAAAGCCGTACCAGTGTGACGCTTGTGGAGCGACATTTGCTCAACGGTCGAATCTAGATAGCCACCATCGAGACGTTCATCTGCAAGAAAGGCGGTTTAAATGTGACGAGTGCGAAAAG ACtttcaaacgaaaaagattgtTACAGTACCACATCCGAAGCGTCCACACTGGAGAACGCCCGTACATCTGCGAGATTTGTAATGCCACATTCGTGTATCCGGAACACTACAAGAAGCATTTAATGACACACTCTGGAATCAAACCATGGGCATGTGAAATATGCGGCAAGACTTTCTCTTCTAAGGACAACAGGAATAGTCATCGTTTCACTCACAGTGATCGCAAACCATACGAGTGCCAG GTTTGCGGCTTGAGTTTTATGAGGAAACCAGCTTTACTTCAGCATTTGACGGAGGAAGGGCATGGCGACCCGGAAACAGCAGGAGCGGCTGTTAAAATTGTTCAAGTTCTTACGGGTCACGAGATGGAGCCAGAGACTGATCCCATGGAATGGGGCACATTGGAGATTCAAAACGCCGACGAACTCGGCCTCGGAATGGATAATCAAGACACGTCTCATGTCCAGACTATCATCATTCCTGACGAACACGGAAGACCAATTGAAATTCAAGTTGTTGGCTCTGACTCCACCCAGCAAGTGACTGATCAATTGCAATTTGAACTCAGCGCTGAAAGTCTCAATGTAATCCAAGCTTTTGAACTTCAAGGAGGTAATGTGGATGATACGCTGGCTGCATTAATGTGA